Proteins encoded by one window of Streptomyces sp. NBC_01477:
- a CDS encoding 3-hydroxyacyl-CoA dehydrogenase family protein encodes MSRVGVVGAGVMGGGVAQNLATAGHDVILIDVSKEVLDRSAERIRNDLRFSRLVGTTAGVVDAARALEAITFTTDYEELGDADFVVENVTERWDIKQRVYPVLDAVCPERAVFAANTSAIPITRIASLTRRAPRIVGIHFMNPVPQKNVVELIPGHHTTPETVATAQELLAGMGKTAIVVKDSPGFVSNRVLMLTINEAAFLVHENVAGPEDVDKVFTSCFGHTMGPLATADLIGLDTILYSIEVLHESFGDSKYRPCPLLKKMVDAGLHGRKTQQGFFSYNWEVR; translated from the coding sequence GTGAGCAGGGTCGGTGTGGTGGGCGCGGGTGTCATGGGCGGCGGGGTGGCCCAGAATCTGGCGACCGCCGGGCATGACGTGATTCTGATCGATGTGAGCAAGGAGGTGCTGGACCGGTCGGCCGAGCGGATACGCAACGACCTGCGCTTCAGCCGGCTGGTCGGCACGACCGCCGGCGTGGTCGACGCGGCCAGGGCGCTGGAGGCGATCACCTTCACCACCGACTACGAGGAACTGGGCGACGCGGACTTCGTGGTCGAGAACGTCACCGAGCGCTGGGACATCAAGCAGCGGGTGTACCCGGTGCTCGACGCCGTGTGCCCGGAGCGCGCGGTCTTCGCCGCCAACACCTCCGCCATCCCGATCACCCGGATCGCCTCACTGACCCGGCGGGCGCCGCGGATCGTGGGCATCCACTTCATGAACCCGGTGCCGCAGAAGAACGTCGTCGAGCTGATCCCCGGCCACCACACCACGCCGGAGACGGTCGCCACCGCGCAGGAACTGCTGGCCGGCATGGGCAAGACGGCGATCGTGGTGAAGGACTCCCCGGGCTTCGTCTCCAACCGGGTCCTGATGCTCACCATCAACGAGGCGGCCTTCCTCGTGCACGAGAACGTGGCCGGCCCCGAGGACGTGGACAAGGTGTTCACCTCCTGCTTCGGACACACGATGGGTCCGCTGGCGACCGCCGACCTGATCGGCCTCGACACCATCCTGTACAGCATCGAAGTGCTCCACGAGAGCTTCGGCGACAGCAAGTACCGACCCTGCCCCCTGCTCAAGAAGATGGTCGACGCCGGGCTCCACGGCCGTAAGACCCAGCAGGGGTTCTTCTCCTACAACTGGGAGGTCCGATGA
- a CDS encoding acyl-CoA dehydrogenase family protein, translating to MSDRPHGRKEFRAVVDAEIAPHAGRFDSEQAIPDSVLRRLGELGWWGAILPADVGGAGLDMVTLGELHEEVGRGCSSVRSLLTVHSMVAYAVSQWGSREQRERWLPLLARGEAVGAFCLTEPEAGSDAANISATATRQDGGFVLRGSKRWITGGQIADLLLVFARTGRGVSAFLVERAHPGVVTRPVNGMLGTRGSMLAEIDFQDCLLGPDALLGPDGFALATVVSGVLDIGRYSVACGCVGIIQACMEAGAAFTAERGGRTKPLSDHQLVRRLLTQMVTDVSAARLLCRQAGELKDRQDPQTIMATWIAKYFASTAATRAASDAVQLHGAAGCSPGHPAQRYYRDAKIMEIIEGSTQIQQIQIAEEAYRWTAR from the coding sequence ATGTCTGACCGCCCGCACGGCAGGAAGGAATTCCGGGCGGTCGTCGACGCCGAGATCGCCCCGCACGCCGGCCGCTTCGACAGCGAGCAGGCCATCCCGGACAGCGTCCTGCGCCGCCTCGGCGAGCTGGGCTGGTGGGGGGCCATCCTGCCGGCCGACGTCGGCGGCGCGGGGCTGGACATGGTGACCCTGGGCGAACTGCACGAGGAGGTCGGCCGGGGCTGCTCGTCGGTGCGCAGCCTGCTCACCGTCCACTCGATGGTGGCCTACGCGGTCTCGCAGTGGGGCAGCCGGGAGCAGCGCGAGCGCTGGCTGCCGCTGCTGGCCCGGGGCGAGGCGGTCGGCGCCTTCTGCCTGACCGAGCCGGAGGCCGGCAGCGACGCGGCCAACATCTCAGCGACCGCCACCCGGCAGGACGGCGGCTTCGTGCTCCGGGGCAGCAAGCGCTGGATTACCGGCGGCCAGATCGCCGACCTGCTGCTGGTGTTCGCCCGCACCGGGCGCGGCGTCTCGGCCTTCCTGGTGGAGCGCGCCCACCCGGGCGTCGTCACCCGGCCGGTCAACGGCATGCTGGGCACCAGGGGCAGCATGCTGGCCGAGATCGACTTCCAGGACTGCCTGCTCGGCCCCGACGCCCTGCTCGGCCCGGACGGCTTCGCCCTGGCCACCGTGGTCAGCGGGGTGCTCGACATCGGCAGGTACAGCGTCGCCTGCGGCTGCGTCGGCATCATCCAGGCCTGCATGGAGGCCGGCGCGGCCTTCACCGCCGAGCGCGGCGGCCGTACGAAGCCGCTGAGCGACCACCAGCTGGTCCGCCGACTGCTGACGCAGATGGTCACCGACGTCAGCGCGGCCCGGCTGCTGTGCCGGCAGGCCGGCGAGCTGAAGGACCGGCAGGACCCGCAGACCATCATGGCCACCTGGATCGCCAAATACTTCGCCTCGACCGCGGCCACCCGGGCCGCGAGCGACGCCGTACAGCTGCACGGCGCCGCCGGATGCTCCCCCGGCCATCCCGCGCAGCGCTACTACCGGGACGCCAAGATCATGGAGATCATCGAAGGAAGCACCCAGATCCAGCAGATCCAGATCGCCGAGGAGGCGTACAGGTGGACAGCCAGGTGA
- a CDS encoding HAD-IIIC family phosphatase translates to MDSQVNPVSPPAVPGGTRETPRDKPRRGRIKCVVWDLDHTVWDGVLLEDGKVAAHPSVVELITALDARGILQSVASKNDAGAAMEQLEGFGLADYFLHPRISWNPKSDSVAEIAAALNIGLDAVAFVDDQPFELEEVAFRHPQVLCVGADEIGTAVAQWEEFQPRFITDESRRRRAMYRSGIERDQAEEEAKSTGEDFLATLEMVFTISDAAEEDLRRAEELTVRTNQLNSTGRTYSYEELKVLRESPDHLLLVADLEDRFGQYGKIGLALVETGGPVWKLRLLLMSCRVMSRGVGAVLLNHIMTLARDNGARLQAEFVETGRNRMMFVTYRFAGFRQVGADGDALLLEADLARVQPAPGYLVVAPRPT, encoded by the coding sequence GTGGACAGCCAGGTGAACCCGGTGAGCCCGCCCGCCGTGCCCGGCGGGACGCGCGAGACACCCCGGGACAAGCCGCGCAGGGGCCGGATCAAGTGCGTGGTGTGGGACCTGGACCACACGGTCTGGGACGGCGTCCTGCTGGAGGACGGCAAGGTCGCCGCGCACCCGTCGGTCGTGGAGCTGATCACGGCCCTGGACGCGCGCGGCATCCTCCAGTCGGTGGCCAGCAAGAACGACGCCGGGGCGGCCATGGAGCAGCTGGAGGGCTTCGGCCTGGCCGACTACTTCCTCCACCCGCGGATCAGCTGGAACCCCAAGTCCGACTCCGTGGCCGAGATCGCCGCCGCGCTCAACATCGGCCTCGACGCCGTCGCCTTCGTCGACGACCAGCCGTTCGAGCTGGAGGAGGTGGCCTTCCGGCACCCGCAGGTGCTGTGCGTCGGGGCCGACGAGATCGGTACGGCCGTGGCGCAATGGGAGGAGTTCCAGCCGCGGTTCATCACCGACGAGTCGCGCAGGCGGCGCGCGATGTACCGCAGCGGTATCGAGCGCGACCAGGCGGAGGAGGAGGCGAAGTCGACCGGCGAGGACTTCCTCGCCACGCTGGAGATGGTCTTCACCATCAGCGACGCGGCCGAGGAGGACCTGCGGCGTGCCGAGGAGCTGACGGTCAGGACCAACCAGCTCAACTCCACCGGCAGGACGTACTCGTACGAGGAGCTGAAGGTCCTGCGGGAGTCACCCGACCACCTCCTGCTCGTCGCCGACCTGGAGGACCGTTTCGGGCAGTACGGGAAGATCGGCCTCGCGCTGGTCGAGACCGGCGGCCCGGTCTGGAAGCTGCGGCTGCTGCTGATGTCCTGCCGTGTGATGTCGCGAGGCGTCGGCGCGGTCCTGCTCAACCACATCATGACGCTCGCCCGCGACAACGGGGCGCGGCTCCAGGCGGAGTTCGTCGAGACCGGTCGGAACCGGATGATGTTCGTGACCTACCGCTTCGCGGGCTTCCGGCAGGTCGGCGCCGACGGGGACGCCCTGCTCCTGGAGGCGGACCTGGCGCGGGTGCAGCCGGCGCCGGGTTATCTGGTGGTGGCGCCCCGGCCGACCTGA
- a CDS encoding alpha/beta fold hydrolase, translated as MATFVLVHGAWSGAHDFRAVRRLLRAAGHEVFTPSLTGIGERVHLASQQVGLTTHIADVVNCVRYEDLDDIVLLGFSYGGAVVTGALEHLADRVRHLVYLDAFVLEDGEAAGVPGAGHSPRLPALGDPWLVPAPIRAFEDPEVGAWITARRTPQPIGTFTEPVRLTRPLEDYPFTRTFIKATGEPRPEPAGPFWAAADKVSKSAAWRYREIATSHQIPSNRPGELADLLLELV; from the coding sequence ATGGCAACTTTCGTCCTTGTCCACGGTGCCTGGAGCGGCGCGCACGACTTCCGCGCGGTGCGCCGGCTGCTGCGGGCGGCCGGCCACGAGGTGTTCACGCCGAGCCTGACCGGCATCGGCGAGCGGGTGCACCTGGCGAGCCAGCAGGTCGGCCTGACGACACACATCGCGGACGTGGTCAACTGCGTCCGCTACGAGGACCTCGACGACATCGTGCTCCTCGGCTTCTCCTACGGCGGCGCCGTCGTCACCGGGGCGCTCGAACACCTCGCGGACCGCGTGCGGCACCTGGTCTACCTCGACGCGTTCGTCCTGGAGGACGGCGAGGCGGCCGGCGTCCCCGGCGCGGGGCACAGCCCGCGTCTCCCCGCGCTCGGCGACCCCTGGCTGGTGCCCGCGCCGATCCGCGCGTTCGAGGACCCCGAGGTCGGCGCGTGGATCACCGCCCGCCGCACACCGCAGCCGATCGGCACCTTCACCGAGCCGGTGCGGCTGACGCGCCCGCTGGAGGACTATCCGTTCACCCGGACGTTCATCAAGGCCACCGGCGAGCCGCGCCCCGAGCCGGCCGGTCCCTTCTGGGCCGCCGCCGACAAGGTGTCGAAGTCCGCGGCCTGGCGCTACCGGGAGATCGCCACCAGCCACCAGATCCCCAGCAACCGGCCCGGCGAACTTGCCGACCTGCTGCTGGAACTGGTCTGA
- a CDS encoding methionyl-tRNA formyltransferase, whose product MRVVMFGYQTWGHRTLQALLDSDHEVVLVVTHPKSEHAYEKIWDDSVAELAAKHGVPVLLRSRPDDGELLDAVRAAAPDIIVANNWRTWLPPEIFDLPPHGTLNIHDSLLPAYAGFSPIIWALVNGEERVGVTAHRMNAGLDTGDILLQRSVPVGPADTATDLFHRTVDLITPLVGESLRLIASGEARWRTQDPAQASFFHKRSLEDSRIDWTWPAEDLERLVRAQSDPYPSAFTHHRGERIRIVSASVSEARYGGTPGRVFIREGDGVVIVAGADARSGTRRGLVIRRLRTEDGTEHAANDYFRTMGGYLTARP is encoded by the coding sequence ATGCGGGTCGTCATGTTCGGCTATCAGACCTGGGGCCACCGCACGCTGCAGGCGCTGCTGGACTCCGACCACGAGGTCGTCCTCGTCGTCACCCATCCCAAGAGCGAGCACGCGTACGAGAAGATCTGGGACGACTCGGTCGCCGAACTGGCGGCCAAGCACGGCGTCCCTGTGCTGCTGCGCAGCCGCCCCGACGACGGTGAACTGCTCGACGCCGTACGGGCGGCGGCCCCGGACATCATCGTGGCCAACAACTGGCGGACCTGGCTGCCGCCGGAGATCTTCGACCTGCCGCCGCACGGCACGCTCAACATCCACGACTCGCTGCTGCCGGCCTACGCGGGCTTCTCCCCGATCATCTGGGCGCTCGTCAACGGCGAGGAGCGGGTCGGCGTCACCGCCCACCGGATGAACGCCGGACTCGACACGGGAGACATCCTCCTGCAGCGGTCGGTGCCGGTCGGCCCGGCCGACACCGCGACCGACCTCTTCCACCGGACGGTCGACCTGATCACCCCCCTCGTCGGCGAGTCGCTGCGGCTGATCGCCTCCGGCGAGGCGCGCTGGCGGACCCAGGACCCCGCGCAGGCCAGCTTCTTCCACAAACGCTCCCTGGAGGACAGCCGCATCGACTGGACGTGGCCCGCCGAGGACCTGGAACGGCTGGTCCGCGCCCAGTCCGACCCGTACCCCAGCGCCTTCACCCACCACAGGGGCGAGCGGATCCGCATCGTGTCCGCCTCGGTGTCCGAGGCCAGGTACGGCGGCACACCCGGGCGGGTCTTCATCCGGGAGGGCGACGGGGTCGTCATCGTGGCGGGGGCCGACGCCCGCAGCGGGACGCGCCGCGGACTGGTCATCCGGCGGCTGCGCACCGAGGACGGCACCGAGCACGCGGCGAACGACTACTTCCGCACCATGGGCGGCTACCTCACCGCCCGGCCCTGA
- a CDS encoding phosphopantetheine-binding protein: protein MTTQVRPEIRKFLAGSFPNLEIADDDDLFEGGIANSLFTIQLIMFIEKHFAVQIPNEDLEQDNFRTVTAMTKLVDRLVETRSDV, encoded by the coding sequence ATGACGACACAGGTGCGTCCGGAGATCAGGAAGTTCCTGGCCGGCAGCTTTCCGAACCTGGAGATAGCCGACGACGACGATCTCTTCGAAGGGGGTATCGCGAACTCGCTGTTCACCATCCAGCTCATCATGTTCATCGAGAAGCACTTCGCGGTGCAGATCCCCAACGAGGACCTCGAACAGGACAACTTCCGCACCGTCACCGCCATGACCAAACTGGTCGACCGACTGGTGGAGACCCGCTCGGATGTCTGA
- a CDS encoding pyridoxal phosphate-dependent aminotransferase: protein MPISRVNSRLSEVGTSIFAEMSALAAETGSINLGQGFPDTDGPAEIAGAAADAILSGRGNQYPPGPGIPELREAVSDHQKRFYGIDVDPGAEVLVTAGATEAIAASLLALIEPGDEVIAFEPTYDSYAACVAMAGGTHVPVTLHPPGFRPDMAALRAAVTPRTRILLLNSPHNPTGMVLTREELAAIAGLAVERDLLVISDEVYEHLVFGVEHIPVSTLPGMRERTLTISSAGKTFSFTGWKVGWATGPAPLVAAARTAKQFLTYVSSGPFQYAVAEALKLPDSYFNGLRQDLLAKRDLLADGLRSAGFEVYPPDGTYFITTGIRGLGEEDGLEFCRALPGRCAVAAIPNQVFYEAPQAEARGLVRFTFCKKTEVLTEAVRRLGALAGPAAA from the coding sequence ATGCCCATATCCCGTGTCAACAGCCGCCTGTCCGAGGTCGGGACGTCGATCTTCGCGGAGATGTCAGCCCTCGCCGCCGAGACCGGCTCCATCAACCTGGGCCAGGGATTCCCCGACACCGACGGCCCGGCCGAGATCGCCGGGGCCGCCGCCGACGCCATCCTCTCCGGGCGCGGGAACCAGTACCCGCCGGGCCCGGGCATACCGGAGCTGCGCGAGGCGGTCAGCGACCACCAGAAGCGGTTCTACGGGATCGACGTGGACCCGGGCGCCGAGGTGCTCGTGACCGCGGGCGCCACCGAGGCCATCGCCGCGTCGCTGCTGGCGCTGATCGAGCCCGGTGACGAGGTGATCGCCTTCGAGCCCACCTACGACTCCTACGCCGCGTGCGTCGCGATGGCCGGCGGCACGCACGTCCCGGTCACCCTGCATCCGCCGGGCTTCCGCCCCGACATGGCGGCGCTGCGGGCCGCGGTCACCCCGCGCACCCGGATCCTGCTGCTCAACTCCCCGCACAATCCGACCGGGATGGTCCTCACCCGCGAGGAGCTGGCCGCCATCGCCGGACTCGCGGTGGAGCGCGACCTGCTGGTGATCTCCGACGAGGTCTACGAGCACCTCGTGTTCGGGGTGGAGCACATCCCGGTCTCGACGCTGCCCGGGATGCGCGAGCGCACGCTCACCATCAGCTCGGCCGGAAAGACCTTCTCCTTCACCGGCTGGAAGGTCGGCTGGGCCACCGGACCCGCCCCGCTGGTCGCCGCGGCGCGTACGGCCAAGCAGTTCCTGACCTACGTCTCCAGCGGGCCGTTCCAGTACGCGGTGGCCGAGGCGCTGAAGCTGCCCGACAGCTACTTCAACGGGCTGCGGCAGGATCTGCTGGCCAAGCGCGACCTGCTGGCCGACGGCCTGCGCTCGGCCGGCTTCGAGGTCTACCCGCCGGACGGCACGTACTTCATCACCACCGGCATCCGCGGCCTCGGCGAGGAGGACGGCCTGGAATTCTGCCGGGCGCTTCCCGGCCGGTGCGCGGTGGCCGCGATCCCCAACCAGGTCTTCTACGAGGCGCCCCAGGCGGAGGCCCGCGGGCTGGTCCGGTTCACCTTCTGCAAGAAGACCGAGGTGCTCACCGAGGCCGTGCGGCGGCTCGGCGCCCTCGCGGGGCCGGCCGCCGCCTGA
- a CDS encoding MBL fold metallo-hydrolase translates to MTCGSHVYHEGDAPPEECEICEDDRQWVPAGGQLWTTLEKMAADGFRTVVREVEPGLLGVGAEPMIGIGQRGLVLRTGEGNVLWDPSPYLDEAAVEAVREAGGLAAVSASHPHFYGAVVEWSRLFDAEILLPEVDIHWLSRPASMEHLVRTWSGTVPLFDGVTLVQCGGHFPGSSVLHWAAGAGGQGVLLTGDTINISPGEDRVAFLYSAPNRLPLPERGVHGVIEAVQPYSFDRMYAHWWTPAIRGDAQRVLKESTDHYLKFMRGDAPEWLTEGHSHGHSHGHAD, encoded by the coding sequence GTGACGTGCGGGAGCCACGTCTACCACGAGGGGGACGCGCCCCCCGAGGAGTGCGAGATCTGCGAGGACGACCGCCAGTGGGTCCCGGCGGGCGGCCAGTTGTGGACCACGCTCGAAAAGATGGCGGCCGACGGCTTCCGCACGGTGGTCCGCGAGGTGGAGCCCGGCCTGCTGGGCGTCGGCGCCGAGCCGATGATCGGCATCGGCCAGCGGGGACTCGTGCTGCGCACCGGTGAGGGCAATGTGCTCTGGGACCCGTCCCCGTATCTGGACGAGGCCGCCGTCGAGGCGGTCAGGGAGGCCGGCGGCCTGGCCGCCGTCAGCGCGAGCCACCCGCACTTCTACGGCGCGGTCGTGGAGTGGAGCCGCCTGTTCGACGCGGAGATCCTGCTGCCCGAGGTGGACATCCACTGGCTCTCGCGCCCCGCTTCGATGGAACACCTCGTCCGCACCTGGTCGGGCACGGTCCCGCTGTTCGACGGTGTGACCCTGGTCCAGTGCGGCGGCCACTTCCCCGGCAGCTCCGTCCTGCACTGGGCCGCGGGCGCCGGCGGGCAGGGGGTGCTGCTGACCGGCGACACCATCAACATCTCGCCGGGCGAGGACCGGGTCGCCTTCCTCTACAGCGCGCCGAACCGCCTCCCGCTGCCCGAGCGGGGTGTGCACGGCGTCATCGAGGCGGTGCAGCCGTACTCCTTCGACCGGATGTACGCCCACTGGTGGACCCCGGCGATCCGTGGTGACGCCCAGCGGGTCCTGAAGGAGTCGACCGACCACTACCTGAAGTTCATGCGGGGCGACGCGCCGGAGTGGCTGACCGAGGGCCACAGCCACGGGCACAGCCACGGCCACGCCGACTGA
- a CDS encoding MBL fold metallo-hydrolase, translating to MTITHIGGPTTLIEAGGWRLLTDPTFDPPGKRYSFGWGAMSRKLAGPAISADDLGPIDAVLLTHDQHGDNLDPAGRALLPRFGRVLTTPQGARRVGGNVQGLAPWATTTLQGKGREPIEITATPARHGPAGTKPLVGAVTGFALRWEGQEHGILWISGDTVLYDGLREVASRLDVGTAVLHLGGVRFPITGPMRYTMTAENAVELCGLLDPRTIVPVHYEGWAHFREKQQKARQVFGASPFASRVQWLDHGAAAKFEV from the coding sequence GTGACCATCACTCACATCGGCGGTCCGACCACCCTCATCGAGGCCGGCGGATGGCGGCTGCTGACCGACCCGACGTTCGACCCGCCGGGCAAGCGCTATTCCTTCGGCTGGGGCGCGATGTCCAGGAAGCTGGCCGGGCCGGCGATCTCGGCGGACGACCTCGGGCCGATCGACGCCGTCCTGCTCACCCACGACCAGCACGGCGACAACCTCGACCCCGCGGGGCGCGCGCTGCTGCCGCGGTTCGGCAGGGTGCTGACGACCCCGCAGGGCGCGCGGCGCGTCGGCGGGAATGTGCAGGGCCTGGCGCCATGGGCGACCACCACCTTGCAGGGCAAGGGCAGGGAGCCGATCGAGATCACCGCGACGCCGGCCCGCCACGGCCCGGCCGGCACCAAGCCGCTGGTCGGGGCGGTGACCGGTTTCGCGCTGCGCTGGGAGGGCCAGGAGCACGGCATCTTATGGATCTCCGGCGACACCGTCCTGTACGACGGACTGCGCGAGGTGGCGAGCCGGCTCGACGTCGGTACCGCCGTCCTGCACCTCGGCGGCGTGCGTTTCCCGATCACCGGTCCCATGCGGTACACGATGACCGCGGAGAACGCCGTGGAGCTGTGCGGTCTGCTCGACCCGCGGACCATCGTGCCCGTCCACTACGAGGGCTGGGCGCACTTCCGCGAGAAGCAGCAGAAGGCCCGGCAGGTCTTCGGCGCCTCGCCGTTCGCCTCGCGGGTGCAGTGGCTGGACCACGGCGCCGCGGCCAAGTTCGAGGTCTGA
- a CDS encoding lysine N(6)-hydroxylase/L-ornithine N(5)-oxygenase family protein: MSRAEGGDATVKTPGSGPHIIHDVLGIGFGPSNLALAIAVEEHNAAAPEHRRVDARFLERQSGFGWHRGMLIDDATMQVSFLKDLVTMRNPSSSFSFLCFLRERGRLVDFLNQKTLFPLRVEFHEYFEWAAARVADLVDYSHEVLSVTPVREADGLVHHFEVTSRDPGDPAGTVVHRARNVSVAVGLEPHLPPGRVLSERVWHNSQLVPRVAELSAAGKPVRRAVVLGAGQSAAEAVDYLHRTFPEAEVCGVFAKYGYTPADDSPFANRIFDPEAVDVYFGSPSEVKQSLYDYHRSTNYSVVDMDLIESLYATSYREKVQGRERLRFLNVSRIRDVEVREDGLDVTVEFLPTGERQTLAADVLVHATGYRSQDIGTLLGESAKICLRDDGDAVRVGRDHRVAVSPDVTAGIYLQGGTEHTHGLTSTLLSTTAVRAGEIRDSLVAHLTRR; the protein is encoded by the coding sequence ATGAGCCGCGCTGAGGGAGGCGATGCAACGGTGAAGACACCGGGCAGTGGGCCGCACATCATCCATGACGTGCTGGGAATAGGTTTCGGGCCGTCAAATCTCGCACTGGCGATAGCCGTTGAGGAGCACAACGCGGCGGCGCCGGAGCACCGCAGAGTCGACGCCCGGTTCCTCGAACGCCAGTCGGGCTTCGGGTGGCACCGGGGCATGCTGATCGACGACGCGACCATGCAGGTGTCCTTCCTCAAGGACCTGGTCACGATGCGGAACCCGAGCAGCAGCTTCAGCTTCCTGTGCTTCCTGCGGGAACGGGGCAGGCTGGTGGACTTCCTCAACCAGAAGACGCTCTTCCCGCTCCGGGTGGAGTTCCACGAGTACTTCGAGTGGGCCGCCGCGCGGGTCGCGGACCTGGTCGACTACTCCCACGAGGTGCTGTCCGTCACACCGGTGCGCGAAGCGGACGGCCTCGTGCACCACTTCGAGGTGACAAGCCGCGACCCCGGGGACCCCGCGGGCACGGTCGTGCACCGGGCGCGCAACGTCAGCGTGGCGGTCGGCCTGGAACCGCATCTGCCGCCGGGCCGGGTGCTGTCCGAACGCGTGTGGCACAACAGCCAGTTGGTGCCGCGGGTGGCCGAACTGAGCGCCGCGGGCAAGCCCGTCCGGCGGGCCGTCGTCCTCGGCGCGGGCCAGAGCGCCGCCGAGGCGGTCGACTACCTGCACCGCACCTTCCCCGAGGCCGAGGTCTGCGGCGTCTTCGCCAAGTACGGCTACACGCCGGCCGACGACAGCCCCTTCGCCAACCGGATCTTCGACCCCGAGGCGGTGGACGTCTACTTCGGCTCCCCGTCGGAGGTGAAGCAGTCGCTCTACGACTACCACCGCTCCACCAACTACTCCGTCGTCGACATGGACCTCATCGAGTCCCTGTACGCCACGTCGTACCGCGAGAAGGTGCAGGGCCGCGAAAGGCTGCGCTTCCTCAACGTCTCGCGCATCCGCGACGTGGAGGTCCGAGAGGACGGCCTGGACGTCACGGTGGAATTCCTGCCGACCGGCGAACGGCAGACCCTCGCGGCGGACGTCCTCGTGCACGCCACCGGCTACCGCTCGCAGGACATCGGGACACTGCTCGGGGAGTCGGCCAAGATCTGCCTGCGCGACGACGGCGACGCCGTCCGGGTCGGCCGCGACCACCGCGTGGCGGTCAGCCCCGACGTCACGGCGGGCATCTACCTCCAGGGCGGAACCGAGCACACGCACGGGCTGACCTCGACCCTGCTGTCCACGACCGCCGTCCGCGCAGGCGAGATCCGCGACTCCCTGGTCGCGCACCTGACCCGCCGCTGA